ATATATACAGCATCTGCACCGAGGGCAATGGCTTTTATTATATCAGCACTTGTCTTAAAACCACCTGCCGCTATTACTGATGCCTGGTTTCTTATACCTTCTTCTCTCAATCTCTGGTCAACAACAGCCACAGCAAGTTCTATAGGGATACCCACATTATCTCTTATAACCATAGGTGCTGCGCCTGTACCCCCTCTTATACCATCTATTGTGACAAAATCCGCACCTGCCCTTACAATACCACTTGCTATAGGTGCAACATTATGTACTGCAGCAATTTTTACTCCCACCGGTTTTTTATAAGAAGTTGCCTCTTTTATAGCAAATATAAGTTGCCGCAGGTCTTCTATGGAATATATATCATGATGTGGTGCAGGACTTATAGCATCTGTCCCTTCCGGTATCATTCTGGTAAGAGAAATCTCCTCAGAAACTTTCTCTCCAGGAAGATGTCCACCTATACCTGGTTTTGCCCCCTGCCCTATTTTTATTTCAACAGCAGATGCTCTATTAAGATACTCAGCATTAACCCCAAATCTTCCACTCGCTATCTGTACAATTGCTCTTTCCGCATAAGGATACAGGTCTTTATGGAGTCCCCCTTCTCCTGTATTCCAGTATATTCCCGAACTACTCGCTGCCATAGCGAGTGATTTACAGGCATTAAGAGATATTGAACCAAAACTCATCGCAGAAAACATAACAGGAATTTCCAATTGAAGAAGATTAGAGATATTTTCTTTCAAAAGATATCTTCCATCTCCACTCTTCTCATATCTTACCCTGTCGGGTTTCCTTCCTATAAATGTTCTTAACTCCATTGGTTCTCTCAAAGGGTCTATAGAAGGATTAGTGACCTGTGCTGCATTAAGAACAATATGTTCAAAATAGTTTTTATATTGTTTATCATTCCCCATTCCTGTTAGAACTATACCACCTGTCTCTGCCTGTTTAACTATCCTGTATATATAGTCCCTCGTCCAGTTAGCATTTTTCTTAGTTTCTGAAGGATTCTGTCTTATGGTCAGGGCAGATGTTGGACATATATCTTCACAGAAATGACATCCGACACATTTTGTATTATCTGAAAAAACATCATTCCCTTCATCATAACTGTGTACATCATTGGCACATACCCTTACACATGCCT
Above is a window of bacterium DNA encoding:
- a CDS encoding glutamate synthase-related protein, which produces MAKAKNITEFIIERDERKCIKCQACVRVCANDVHSYDEGNDVFSDNTKCVGCHFCEDICPTSALTIRQNPSETKKNANWTRDYIYRIVKQAETGGIVLTGMGNDKQYKNYFEHIVLNAAQVTNPSIDPLREPMELRTFIGRKPDRVRYEKSGDGRYLLKENISNLLQLEIPVMFSAMSFGSISLNACKSLAMAASSSGIYWNTGEGGLHKDLYPYAERAIVQIASGRFGVNAEYLNRASAVEIKIGQGAKPGIGGHLPGEKVSEEISLTRMIPEGTDAISPAPHHDIYSIEDLRQLIFAIKEATSYKKPVGVKIAAVHNVAPIASGIVRAGADFVTIDGIRGGTGAAPMVIRDNVGIPIELAVAVVDQRLREEGIRNQASVIAAGGFKTSADIIKAIALGADAVY